The Maniola hyperantus chromosome 25, iAphHyp1.2, whole genome shotgun sequence genome segment GAGAGTACACGTGTGTCGGTATTTGTTGCCGCTCAAATAGATCGAGAAAATAAGGGAATGTTGGTTATAATAATGCAATAACGGACTCCTTAATCGGTAAGTTAGCTATTTATTAgtatgaaaattataataatttacataagAAGCAATATTTATTAGTAAAGTCACCTTcggtaagtacctaaatacctaataatttatgaaatatgCCGAATTGTCATTTGACGCTGGTTCTGTTTTTGTGTATACCTAATCTATAGATACGAGTATGTACGTTATTGGTTTAGATTGAGCAAGGCATTTTAGAATTCTAGATAGTTTTTAACAGGTTTGTCAGGTCTAGACCAGCACGGCAGATATTCGGCACGAGCCATAAGTTCCCAATTTGTGTCGGATATTTTAGCCTGCCATCTAGCTTGAGTAAaatagtataaattatttacttaaccgatttttatgaaacttGCACTCTCTCTTATTAAATCTctagatacctacatacataaaaaaactgatgccgattttattataaaatgattatgcattacaataattatgaaTTCGCGGGGATGCAAGCCACGTTTTTGTTGTATAATTATGTTACGTGTGAAGGTTAACTTAAGATTAACGGGCTGATGTTAAGTTTATTTTCGAAGAGTGTATTATGTTGGTTTCGGTCGAGAATGGCTTGTTACCTTGTGGTGGCCGAGAAGTAGTAAAAAACTGACCGTGTGGTTGTTGCCGACCTCAGTTGATTCCTTTGGGCAAAATTGCGGTCAAGACTTATTTTTTAACCTATAATATCCCACGGCTGGGCAAAGGTCTCCCCTAAATTCATCCACTCTTTACGATCTAGTGAACAATCCGGCCAGTCTTCAAGGAAGGTGTCCAAGACAAGAATGGgtattctttataatattaaaaactagatggtatattaaacgtttttttaaatttatatgagACTTACTATTCCTTTCTATTTTTTCAGCTCATAATGGAAAGTAAGAAACAGAGTTTTTACAAAAGGTACGCAGCAAGACTGAAGGACGAACAGGAACCTGTAGCTGGAACATCAAAGACACCACTGATGGAAACAGTCTCAAAGCCAGCAGTAGTTAAAAGACTGATATTTAAAACACCTAAAAAAGAAACACAGAAGTACAAATCAAATAACTTGAACAAGGAGCTATTGATATCAAAACCAGTTATGCGCAGTGCAAATACAGAAGCTGAACCACCATGCATTGATTTAACAGTTTGCGATTTGACAGATGACATAAGAGAACCATACCAGGAACAAAATCTTACAGAAAAAGCAATACAAAAAGAATTAGACATTTTCAGAGAAATTGAACGACAACACGAAATTGAGGAGGCTTGTGAACAAATCCGACGAGAACACTTTGAAGAGATGAACACAGGATCAAAATTTGTACAAATTGAATCTAAACAACTTGAACTGACAGACAGTAAAATTATAATGGAAGATTACAACACTGAAACACCTGAGATAGTACCAGACAACATACTGAAGCGATGTGATAGCAAGCAGTTTTTTGAGACAGAAGAAAGCAAAGGAGAAAttgtaaataatgaaaatatagaATCTGGAAATGATGCTACTGATGGCATATTGTTATGTCTTCGAAACAACATGGAGCACAACAATAACATAGATTTTAAATACATGGAAGATTTTAaagaaatagatattaatttacAGGAAAATGAAAAGGTAACCgctgaaaataattttattaacataGGAATGAATATACAGGAAGACCAAAAAAGCTATGAAGGAGAGATTTGTAAAGATAAGAAAATACCTGAAATAAATGAAACAGTACAAAATGAATCGCATATAAGCGAAAACGCCAATTTGGATAATAAGATAAGTGGAGATGAAAAAGAAGAGATAAGAACTGACAATGATAAAGATAGTAACCAAGAGAAgcatgaaaatgttacaaaaaatgATCGTGatgaatacataaaaaataagcgGTTGAGACAACAAACAAGAGAGAAGTACGTAGATTTTTTGTCAGATAATGAAGATTTTGTATGGAGTTCTTCATCATGGGAACATTCATCTTCTGGATCGGTATCCGATGGTACGAAGAAAACTAAGAAAAGTAAGAAATCAAAGAAGAAAAATGAGAGATCTAAGAAGACTACGAAATCGAAGGTTCAAGAAGAAGAGAATGAAGTTTCTGAAGTTGAGGGTAGAGAAAAGAAGAAACAGAAgaacaaaagaaaagaaaacaaagCAAACAAAGATTCCGGGCATGAGTATGTAAATTCTAAAGGAAAAGTTATTCCAGCCAAAGAAATGAAACAAAATCCCTGTAATCCACAAAATTGCTCTAACGCATGTTACGAAATAACTGATGAAAAGAGAAAagctatatttttacatttttggggTTTATCGTCTGAAAGACGTAAAGACTGGTTGGTAAGCCATTCTAAAAAGATGGGTGTAAAAAGAAAGCGAGCAGATACGGCTAAGCGTACCAAcacttttaattactttattaacGATGGTGAAGGGCAAGCCCAAGTGTGTCAACAATTTTTGACTTGTACACTAGATCTCAAGCAAAAAACATTGTACAATACAGTAAACAACGCATCATTTGGTAGTGCAAAAGAAGATATGCGTGGAAAACACGAACCCCGAAATAAAACCCCAAATTTAGTTACCGAAAAGGTACGAACATACATAAAGGAATTACCAGCTTTGCCTTCACACTACTGCAGGAAAAATAGCACAAGAACATATTTGCCGACAGAATT includes the following:
- the LOC138404086 gene encoding ankyrin repeat domain-containing protein 12-like codes for the protein MRSANTEAEPPCIDLTVCDLTDDIREPYQEQNLTEKAIQKELDIFREIERQHEIEEACEQIRREHFEEMNTGSKFVQIESKQLELTDSKIIMEDYNTETPEIVPDNILKRCDSKQFFETEESKGEIVNNENIESGNDATDGILLCLRNNMEHNNNIDFKYMEDFKEIDINLQENEKVTAENNFINIGMNIQEDQKSYEGEICKDKKIPEINETVQNESHISENANLDNKISGDEKEEIRTDNDKDSNQEKHENVTKNDRDEYIKNKRLRQQTREKYVDFLSDNEDFVWSSSSWEHSSSGSVSDGTKKTKKSKKSKKKNERSKKTTKSKVQEEENEVSEVEGREKKKQKNKRKENKANKDSGHEYVNSKGKVIPAKEMKQNPCNPQNCSNACYEITDEKRKAIFLHFWGLSSERRKDWLVSHSKKMGVKRKRADTAKRTNTFNYFINDGEGQAQVCQQFLTCTLDLKQKTLYNTVNNASFGSAKEDMRGKHEPRNKTPNLVTEKVRTYIKELPALPSHYCRKNSTRTYLPTEFRNISNLYRIYKETQLANGNAYAGEKLFKKIFNTEFNIGFHFPRKDKCLKCTQYENNKSFDAEEKRKHLIDKEESAERFKAHQSIYNKDNSVLCASFDLQKVLNTPHGENMMLYYSRKVAVYNLTFYESGTRNGFCYTWSENNGKRGANEISSILEKYINNVDLRGTVKHLLLYCDSCPGQNKNKIVLTCLNEILKKCNTLLSIQINYLLPGHTYMPVDSMHSVIDKSLRGIIVWAPSQWSTIFTMSRKSPRPYEVEVLNYADFNKWDTVAEKYFKGNLTGKISNLRTVTFKKSVANMAFVKCSMNPDAQTEEIEIVKKNNLQLKSCYKAMLPICKKKYTDLNKLCSNNVIPTVYHTEYRSMNNDPKVQNCLAETDEEDEVLA